Sequence from the bacterium genome:
GAGGAAGGAGAAGATGTTCGGGTGACCCAAGGTCCCTTCAGCAACTTCTCCGGAACGGTCGGCTCCGTCAAGCCGGAAAAAGAACAGGTTCAAGTATTCGTAGCCGTGTTTGGCCGCCAGACACCTGTATGGCTGTCATACGAACACGTAGAGAAAGTCTAAGCAATGGGGAAGAAAGCGATCGCCGAGATCAGGCTCCAGTGCCCGGCCGGGCAGGCGAACCCGTCGCCACCCGTCGGACCCGCCCTCGGTCAGCACGGCGTGAACATCATGGAGTTCTGCAAGGCGTATAACGCTCGCACGCAGGACCAGCAGGGGCTGATCATACCTGTGGTCATCACAGTGTATGCAGACCGCACGTTCACCTTCATCACGAAGACGCCCCCGGCGGCGGTTTTGTTGAAGCGCGCGGCAAAGCTCGCC
This genomic interval carries:
- the rplK gene encoding 50S ribosomal protein L11, coding for MGKKAIAEIRLQCPAGQANPSPPVGPALGQHGVNIMEFCKAYNARTQDQQGLIIPVVITVYADRTFTFITKTPPAAVLLKRAAKLAKGSGEPNKVKVGKVKRDQVKEIAEMKMPDLNANDIEAAMKIIEGTARSMGLEVEG